The Aliivibrio salmonicida LFI1238 genome contains the following window.
CTTGAACATGTCAAAAGTAGTGAAGATCCATTAGGTTAGGGCTGTATTTAATCTTTGTTTAATTGAAACACCGCGGTACATAATAAGTATTTTAATAATTCACATTGACGAGAATTCGATTCTAGTGGGTGGATTATATGATTACTAACGCAACTGAGGTTGAATCGGCTTTCTAAGGTACTGTTTAACGTTGTTTTTGAGATGAGATTATGAATGCCTTGTGATTCATAATCTGTTTCTTGTTTTGGTAATAGGCCTTTCCACCAATAGTACAACTCTTTACTGCTGGTTGTTCTATCAAACCAATGATCGCAAATGATACAGATATAGTCTAACTGTTGTATTTCGTGTGATTCAAAAAGAAATTCTATTGAGGCTGATATTTGAGATTTTGCCTCCGTTTTTGCATTCAGAAATTGGGGATACAAAAGCCACAGTTTTTTATTATCAGAATGTCCTTTATTGGTATCTAATGAACAAATGTAGCGGTACGCCTCTGCTTGAATAATATGCAGTTGCGAATTTTCAGGATTCTCATTCTTTTTTAAAACAGACAATAATCTACGGTTAAATGCAGCACTTAGGTGAACGGGTGACATTCCTCTATTGTGAATAGTAGGGTAATGGTGCTCACACAGCGTTTTGTAGTCATATTTAAATGACTCAAGGCATTCTGTAAATAACTGATCCAACAATAAATATCCTTCTAAAAAAGCCAGTGTCTCTTTTGTGCACTTACTTTTCAATGACCAAAATTAAGAATACACGATTCTCGAACTAATTATAATCTTCTTCTATTTATAACGCCTTCTAATTGACACCGTATTTAGACATATATTGTTTTCACGTTGCCAATAAATGTGACTTGTATCGACTCCCTTTTATTTGAATTCAAATCGATTCAATAAACATAAAAAAAACCGCTTACTGAACAGTAAACGGGCTTTAATTTAATTGAACAAATTAAACGTTAGCAGGGCTTAGTTGCTGCACTTTTTCTTCAGATATTGGTTTCGTCACGATAGCTAATATAATAGCAACACCCACCATAGCGGCAGAGATTGTATAAGCAAGATTGTAATCGCCACCTTGACGCATTGAATAACCAACAACAGCTGCACCAATAGCACCACCAATCCCCCATGATGTGTAAAGAACACCATAGTTTGTACCGTAGTTTTTCAGACCGTAGAATTCAGCCGTTAGTGATGGGAATACAGCAAGCAATGTACCGTAACCAATCGCCGCAATTGCAGTACCAACAACAAGCATGACTTCGCTGTCGAATGTACTGAATAGAGCCATGTTAATACCTTGAAGAACAAAAGCGATAAGTAAGGTTTTAACACCACCAATTTTGTCCGATAGCATACCAGCAGCAACACGACCGCCTGAGTTAAATACTGCAAGGATAGACGCTAAGTAAACCGCATTTGGCAGGTTTGCTTGCATGCTTGCAATCGTTGTTATGTTACCGATGATCATTAAGCCAGCAGAAGCCGCAAATGCATACATTATCCATAAAGAATAAAATTGCGGTGTTTTCAGCATTGCTTTCCAGTTCAGATCAAGAGGCTGGCGAGTTGAAAGCGGTGCTTTACCTGCTTTAACCTTAGGTAGCTCAGGAGTGTAACCTTCTGGTGGGTTTGTAATTGTTGTCGCTAGTGGTGTTGCAATAATCAGAATCGCGATACCAAGAACTAAGAATGTAGTTTGAATTCCGTACATAGAAATTAATACTGAAGTTACTGGCGCTAAATAAATTGCGGCAAGACCAAAACCAGCAGCAATTAATCCATTAACCATACCTTTCTTAGAAGGGTGGAACCATTTCATTGCTGAAGGAGCAAGACATGCGTAACCAAAACCAATGCCGGCGCCCGTTATTACACCAAAAGTAATGTTTAGCATAAATACAGTATCAACAAAGCTTGATGAAATCATACCTAAGCCAACGAGGATAGTACCGAAGATAAGGATCAAGCGCGGACCCATACGATCTTGTAAAATACCAGCAACTAAAAGGCAAAGTGAAAATGTGATTGTTGCGATAGCATAAGGTTGCGATGCTTGTGATGCGGTCCAACCCATATCAGTAACAAGAGCTTTGTTAAATACGCTCCAAGCGTAAAGGATACCCAAACATAGGTTAATACAGAAGCCTGCAAGCAGGATGCGCATTGCTTTATCGATATTTTTCATCGTTATCTCAGTGAATTGAAAGTTTATTACAATCTAAAATTTTAATTGTATGGTTTGTTTCTTAAATATATGACATGAGTCACGTAAATTTGCGCGGAGTTTATCAGTACTCTGAATGCATTGGAATACTCTGTATGAAAATTACACCACATTTTTGCAATATAAGATTTTAAATATAGCGATGTCGGTTTTTTGACGATTTAATGTCATTTTTATGTAAAATCATGAATATTAACCTATTTTTACAAAGTGTTACTTGGTAATATCCGCGGCGTTAAACAATACATAAATAAACAATTAGAGAAAATTATGAACATTAAAAAAATTAAAGTAGCAGTGGCAGTAGCGTTAGGTATTACAACTCTTACGGGTTGTATGGGTCAAATGGGCGTATCAAAGCTAGTTGCTTTTGGTAACCTTAAAGCAGTAGATAACCGTTATGCTCGTGAAGGTTTATACATTTTACTTGCACCAGTATACGGTGTAGCAGCGTTTGCGGACCTTTTCATTTTTAACTCAATTGAATTCTGGACTGGTAAAAACATCATTACAGGAAAGAGCCCAGCAGTCGTTGATACTGATGTTGGCGGTGCAGTATTTAAAGTTAACGATAAAATTGATTCTTCGATGACTAAAGCACCAATTGCTCCACTTCAAGTAAACAATAATGTTGAAAGTACTACTATTCAACAAATCGACGCAAACACTCTTGAAATGCACGTCGCATTATTAGATGGAACAGTGCAAACACTTCGCGGAGAGAAAGTAGAAGACAGCGTTGCTTTCTACCTAGATGGTCAATACATCACAACTGTACAAGTTGATGAATTAGAGAACTATGTAGCTGCTTCTGAAGCTTAATTGTCCCTTTAATTTCTAAAGCACTCATTAGAGTGCTTTTTTTATGCCTGTAAAGTGGTTATGTTCATAAAATCATCAAAAAAGTAAAAATTTTAAAAAAAATAAATAGTTGATTTTAACTATTTTGTAACAAACATTATATCAGATGTAAGAAAGTATTCTTTTCTATCTGACACTTAGTATTAAGTAGTTGAATACCGTAATTATTTGCAACAATCCGTTTACATTTAATGGTTTTTTATCTAGTTGAATTAG
Protein-coding sequences here:
- a CDS encoding L-lactate MFS transporter; translated protein: MKNIDKAMRILLAGFCINLCLGILYAWSVFNKALVTDMGWTASQASQPYAIATITFSLCLLVAGILQDRMGPRLILIFGTILVGLGMISSSFVDTVFMLNITFGVITGAGIGFGYACLAPSAMKWFHPSKKGMVNGLIAAGFGLAAIYLAPVTSVLISMYGIQTTFLVLGIAILIIATPLATTITNPPEGYTPELPKVKAGKAPLSTRQPLDLNWKAMLKTPQFYSLWIMYAFAASAGLMIIGNITTIASMQANLPNAVYLASILAVFNSGGRVAAGMLSDKIGGVKTLLIAFVLQGINMALFSTFDSEVMLVVGTAIAAIGYGTLLAVFPSLTAEFYGLKNYGTNYGVLYTSWGIGGAIGAAVVGYSMRQGGDYNLAYTISAAMVGVAIILAIVTKPISEEKVQQLSPANV
- a CDS encoding DUF3332 domain-containing protein; translated protein: MNIKKIKVAVAVALGITTLTGCMGQMGVSKLVAFGNLKAVDNRYAREGLYILLAPVYGVAAFADLFIFNSIEFWTGKNIITGKSPAVVDTDVGGAVFKVNDKIDSSMTKAPIAPLQVNNNVESTTIQQIDANTLEMHVALLDGTVQTLRGEKVEDSVAFYLDGQYITTVQVDELENYVAASEA